From a single Syngnathus scovelli strain Florida chromosome 2, RoL_Ssco_1.2, whole genome shotgun sequence genomic region:
- the hspg2 gene encoding basement membrane-specific heparan sulfate proteoglycan core protein isoform X3 has protein sequence MGSWTYGLLYLLLSCQLVHVTQASKVWGEVPLPDDSVEQKDVQAAPSLLGDDEDFVADEASGDLPSGEDDGSAPWPPVSESTKYSLDSSYVVNIKSAVEPALIYYRALVNFTDSIVYNPELEDIFSPAFNEISEAVVDTLESEYNRIPGVQTVSVVLIKKIIREYGTDVFVELDVGSDYNSNSEQIRSVLYSVVQNGAIASYVTSVEGFQFRQLGEVIPGIRPCMPDEHRCGDGTCILMEYLCDNRPDCRDLSDENDCDGRRPFATTPATTTAAVKPPQPPVIPGFCRADQAKCQSGECIPRDYICDGEKDCLDGSDEFQCGTPSPCEPNEFKCRNGRCALKLWRCDGDNDCEDNSDELDCPTKGPDDWCAPEQFECLSDRTCIPASYQCDEEPDCPDGSDEYACTPPSVTSLPESIQVDRGATVTFTCRAVGVPTPIITWRLNWGHIPTSGRISMTSENGYGTLTIRDVKEADQGAYTCEAINAKGLVFGIPDGVLTLTSNPNPGNCPDHHFSVEGRCVPCFCAGLTKNCKSTGRYRNQISLRFTDEEDFKGVNVTYPSRPGIPPLSSTQLLINPEMEEFQLVDLSRRFLNLDSFWTLPRQFLGNKIDSYGGSLKYKVRFIVARGLSELVEKPDVILVGNGRRLIYRRGSSTPAGVVNQREVKFTEDNWQHSNGRQVSREELMMTLANLDSISIRTIYNNHMVSVALSDIVMDTTTVEFSTRGHAKDVEECRCPPGYTGLSCEMCSSGFERVPGGPYLGTCAGCNCNGHASACDPISGHCLSCQHNTEGPQCDKCRVGYFGDPRRGRSDDCKPCPCPYYETSRRFSDTCFLDFDQQPTCDACKPGYTGRRCEKCAPGYQGNPLLPNGKCVLQQTKCDNRGSISSTSRPCSCKNYVAGAQCDECKPGFFHLSENNPEGCLRCFCMGVTKQCASSTWSRDQVRGGVNGQLFTLTNIGNSRTISEGIIQSGSSEVVYRSFSSIPSSIYYWVLPENFRGDKVTAYGGELRYTVRYDPPQRSLVIVGQPDVVLQGNGISLEHYSQSKPLPRVPQTVTVTFRESAWRRADGQPCTREHLLMALADVSALHIRATYADNMAESSISDIKMDVAVPHSTGNERALEVEECACPQGYKGPSCQECDEGYTRTGSGLYLGTCERCDCNGYAGGCDPETGRCLQCQHNTDGPRCERCKTGYYGNPAAGAVQACQPCPCPGTTSNYQFSSTCYLDSDGQPTCGCLPGYTGRRCERCVQGYTGNPLLGEKCVSGNNEVNGNCYNCDPRGSEGCTGGYCRCKMNVEDASCSRCKSGTFHLSQQNKDGCLSCFCMGVTQQCTSSNYYRDLVSTTFSPGNFQGFALVNRQRTDRITTGFTVEISTEGTQLSYSNFDYLGQEPHYWQLPGIFQGDKKDSSFTRLKRAEQGDLRQLDDEVWALLSNFSLQQFPLSSRVPTSSSSSLRNLSLPPRPSGISSSVRRARPRSYSPGQLPHLQTENTVSRTAPRASGAGSKYSLVYKGFSLHQDNVLYWQLPTRFTGDKVGSYGGKLKYTISHVAGPRGTLLEDVDVQIIGNDITLVARQQWQRRQHGSRETQQFEVVFTEEHWRRPDGMPATREHLLMLLADLDDILIRASYYTEMRSSSISDVSMDVAVPNYSGLAQALEVEQCRCPPGYQGLSCQDCAPGYTRTDGGLYLGHCELCECNGHSDSCHPETGICTNCQHHTQGELCEQCASGFFGDPTVGTPEDCQPCACPHTDPDNQFSPTCESLGNGGYQCTACQPGYTGQYCERCAPGYVGNPQERQKCRPRDDAASLVVKVYPDRIRTSQGGSVTLRCQVSVSSPHYFYWSREDGQPISSRADRLRQGAELYFSNVQPSDAGVYICTCRDQRITNRSRAEIIVTGVPTKAIEVTVEEPKAQTIRVGATVNFICTAKSKSPAYTLVWTRLGNGKLPNRAMDFNGILTIQNIQPEDAGVYVCTGSNMYAMDEGNAVLYVPEASQTQMFYTAYEMFEGHRKPAEATQPVATISPSTLTVQQGQRAEFRCTVTGNPNPALEWIGGPGKRMSPRAVIRGNLLTFAAVELADEGEYSCKALNTHGEHTARVSLFVRRSNPNGLGTVPQVQVSPQNIDAHEGDTLRLYCRASGSPTAKLTWLKNGGQIPPQAVPSHGFQQFKSNSVDVLHRRVEELQASTDRTDIGTLLIPNVKVSDSGTYMCVGSNSVGSNSAPIKVSVLKVDQSSSIVRIQPSEADVHEGHNVYLNCIVSGNPPPRVTWMRAGGSLSSNHQVVGSQLRILSATSEDSGEYICQVQSTPGSQIHRATVSVSVTSSSSRLQSPIIAIEPHTAAVRVGESASFRCKVYSGAQPVRLEWKLSANQPLPDNVRVSPDGSVITIANAKPMNHGAYRCVASNPFGITHTIVSLIVKEPPVAIVTPVGPVHIRVGEPINLDCQASGEPRPSVTWHRLDNNRKIKLSSPAPAESNAVMQILVARPEDSGTYVCIARNNDDSTETRVEVIVQGGTQLPSVPRVIVPEPLMIVVEGQTATLRCEAHGFPAPTITWSKLRSSLPWRHKVVDNSLVLSNVGRQDSGEYICSAVNNMGTTEVTVTLEVETSPYATSVPDDVAVRVGEVIRLQCLAHGTPPLTYIWSKVDGALPSRAQVSDGDLQINLATAEDAGSYKCVASNRVGHSEVVAKVAVRSPLAVRVAPQVEVKAQGSAVEFTCSAAGGVETTIEWLKEGGGLPPNHHIKDGVLRIENIEQSNEGVYICRASSIYGQAQDAARLTVQALPKVMINVRTSVQTVMIGNSVEFECHAVGDPEPTVKWSKVGGPLPTHIVVMGGMLKIERVTEADAGQYRCTATNDVGSVQSQVVLNVQSLPQISALPETKEVTVGSDAVLPCVATGYPVPEIKWSKLEGELPPKCFQDVNVLTVPRVTHSDSGTYVCTASNKQGKVEAFTKLDVHERVMPYFAQEPLSYLTLPTIKNAYKAFNIKINFRPDNVDGLILYAGMILYNGQKRSTGADFISLGLVGGRLEFRFDVGSGMATIRDPNPVKLGEFHTVEIYRNLTLGYIVVDGGEPVNGSSQGKFKGLDLNEELHVGGYPNYTALDKTTGIKTGFVGCIRQLVIQGEEVIFKDMDRSSTGVTNCPTCKNRPCQNGGRCQDSDTSLYTCSCLRGFTGSNCQHHSSLHCHSEACGADATCINRQSGLGYDCRCHLGKFGNKCMDGELVTTPLFNGEESYISYPPLTNVHDDLRVELEFKPIERDGLMFFCGGKKMKVEDFVAISMVDGHVEFKYELGTGQAILRSPQPVPLGQWHRVVAERNMRDGHLRVDHGPVEKKISPGKAQGLNIHTPMFLGGVPNMEILPKPANISQMFEGCVGEVFINNKKLDLSYSFTESRAIRKCVDTSPCDRRPCLNGGHCMPNAEYEYQCLCRDGFEGERCEIMKDVCQRDYECQNGGSCVNGHCVCRSEFTGLNCEESRISSFPEAAWNSEASEANDSPYQYAAHFHNGGYIALPKSIMRRRSPDTPETIELEINTLSSEGLILWQGVETNGTLNLRKMHASKKEHGEHGRGKDFITLGIRNGHLIFSYQLGSGEAEIMSRQSINNGEWHKVKAVRAGKDGYIQIDGDAALHGQSKGKSIMVNTKGPLYLGGAPNMAAMTAGKFSSGMTGCVRNLSLINGRPEDEQARTIDLQTHAAHSVNVRPCTS, from the exons AGTACTCGTTGGACTCTTCCTATGTGGTGAACATAAAGAGCGCAGTCGAGCCAGCCTTAA TTTATTACAGAGCTCTTGTCAACTTCACCGACTCCATCGTCTACAACCCAGAGCTGGAGGACATCTTCTCACCAGCCTTTAATGAGATCTCAGAAGCCGTGGTGGACACC TTGGAGTCAGAGTACAACAGGATTCCAGGTGTCCAGACAGTCAGCGTGGTCCTCATTAA GAAGATCATCAGAGAGTACGGCACTGATGTATTTGTGGAACTGGACGTGGGCTCGGACTACAACAGCAACAGCGAACAGATCCGGAGTGTGCTATACAGCGTCGTGCAGAATGGTGCAATCGCCTCCTATGTCACATCGGTGGAAGGCTTTCAGTTCAGACAGCTTGGAGAAG TAATCCCTGGCATCAGGCCGTGCATGCCGGATGAGCACAGGTGCGGTGACGGGACTTGCATCCTGATGGAATACCTGTGTGACAATCGACCAGATTGTCGTGATTTGAGCGATGAGAACGATTGCG ATGGAAGACGACCTTTTGCAACCACCCCTGCCACCACAACCGCCGCTGTTAAACCTCCGCAGCCACCCGTCATTCCGGGATTCTGTCGAGCGGATCAAGCAAAATGCCAGAGCGGAGAATGTATCCCTCGAGACTACATCTGCGACGGGGAAAAAGACTGCTTGGACGGAAGTGACGAATTCCAATGCG GAACTCCGTCGCCATGTGAACCCAATGAGTTTAAGTGTAGAAACGGCCGTTGCGCCCTCAAGCTCTGGCGTTGTGATGGAGACAATGACTGTGAAGATAACTCAGATGAGCTGGACTGCC CCACCAAGGGTCCAGATGACTGGTGTGCTCCTGAGCAGTTTGAATGCCTAAGCGACCGCACTTGCATCCCAGCTAGTTACCAGTGTGACGAAGAGCCAGACTGTCCCGACGGCTCAGATGAATACGCCTGCA CTCCTCCATCTGTGACAAGTCTACCAGAATCCATCCAAGTTGACCGGGGGGCCACTGTGACATTTACCTGTCGGGCTGTTGGCGTGCCAACACCCATCATCACCTGGAGGTTGAATTGGGGACACATTCCGACAAGTGGCAG AATCTCAATGACCAGTGAGAACGGTTATGGCACGCTTACCATCCGTGACGTGAAGGAAGCCGATCAGGGGGCCTACACTTGCGAGGCCATCAACGCCAAAGGTCTTGTGTTTGGTATTCCAGATGGAGTGCTAACTCTTACATCAAATCCTAACCCAG GCAACTGCCCAGACCATCACTTTAGCGTGGAGGGCCGCTGCGTTCCTTGCTTCTGTGCTGGACTCACCAAGAATTGCAAGAGCACCGGACGCTACCGGAATCAGATCAGTCTGCGTTTCACCGATGAGGAGGACTTTAAAG GTGTGAATGTCACCTACCCATCCAGGCCAGGCATTCCCCCTCTTTCTTCCACTCAGCTCCTCATCAACCCTGAGATGGAAGAGTTCCAGCTTGTCGATTTGTCACGTCGCTTTCTCAACCTGGACTCTTTTTGGACCTTGCCCCGGCAGTTTCTTGGCAACAAG ATCGATTCCTATGGAGGGTCCCTGAAGTACAAAGTCCGCTTCATTGTGGCCCGTGGTCTGTCTGAACTCGTGGAGAAGCCGGATGTAATACTGGTTGGAAATGGGCGCAGGCTTATCTACCGCCGAGGGAGTTCCACCCCTGCCGGTGTGGTCAACCAACGTGAAGTTAAATTCACTGAA GATAACTGGCAACACTCCAACGGACGACAAGTAAGCCGGGAGGAGCTAATGATGACGCTGGCTAACTTGGACAGCATCAGCATCCGCACCATCTATAACAACCACATGGTCAGCGTGGCACTCAGTGATATCGTCATGGATACCACCACTGTGGAGTTTAGCACTCGAGGTCATGCGAAGGATGTAGAAGAGTGCAG ATGTCCCCCTGGATATACGGGCCTGTCctgtgaaatgtgttcctctggTTTTGAGCGCGTCCCTGGTGGCCCCTATCTGGGCACCTGCGCCGGGTGTAACTGTAATGGACATGCCAGTGCCTGCGATCCAATCAGCGGACATTGTCTG AGCTGTCAGCACAACACAGAAGGTCCACAATGTGACAAGTGTCGCGTTGGTTACTTTGGTGACCCGAGACGAGGCCGATCCGATGACTGCAAGCCTTGCCCTTGTCCATACTATGAAACCTCTCGCCG GTTCTCTGACACCTGCTTCCTTGATTTTGACCAACAGCCAACATGTGATGCCTGCAAGCCCGGCTACACGGGACGACGTTGTGAAAA ATGTGCTCCTGGTTACCAGGGCAATCCCCTTCTACCAAACGGAAAATGTGTTCTTCAAC AAACCAAGTGTGATAACAGAGGAAGCATCAGCTCAACCAGCAGGCCATGCAGCTGCAAG AACTATGTGGCAGGCGCTCAGTGTGATGAGTGCAAGCCAGGCTTCTTCCACTTATCAGAAAACAACCCTGAGGGTTGTCTGCGTTGTTTCTGCATGGGCGTCACCAAACAGTGTGCTAGCTCTACTTGGAGTCGAGATCAG GTACGAGGAGGAGTGAACGGCCAGCTTTTCACACTCACCAACATCGGCAACTCCAGAACTATCAGCGAGGGTATCATTCAGAGTGGCTCCTCAGAAGTTGTCTACCGCTCCTTTTCCAGCATTCCCAGCAGCATCTACTACTGGGTCTTGCCTGAGAATTTCAGAGGAGATAAG GTGACAGCCTATGGCGGAGAGCTACGCTACACCGTGCGTTATGACCCTCCGCAACGCTCCCTGGTGATTGTTGGTCAGCCAGATGTGGTTCTCCAGGGCAATGGCATCTCTCTGGAACATTACTCTCAATCCAAGCCTCTGCCACGTGTGCCACAAACAGTCACTGTGACATTCAGAGAG TCTGCATGGCGCCGCGCTGACGGGCAACCGTGCACACGGGAGCATCTCCTTATGGCTCTGGCTGATGTTAGCGCCTTGCATATAAGGGCCACCTATGCAGACAACATGGCAGAGAGCAG tatcTCAGACATTAAAATGGATGTTGCGGTTCCACACTCAACTGGAAATGAACGTGCCCTTGAGGTGGAAGAGTGTGCATGCCCTCAAGGATACAAAGGACCATCTTGCCAG GAGTGTGATGAAGGTTATACCCGGACCGGCTCTGGTCTTTACCTGGGCACTTGTGAGAGATGTGACTGCAATGGGTATGCCGGCGGCTGTGACCCGGAGACCGGCAGGTGTCTT CAATGTCAACATAACACTGATGGGCCAAGGTGTGAACGCTGTAAGACTGGTTACTATGGAAACCCAGCAGCTGGAGCTGTCCAGGCCTGCCAGCCTTGCCCATGTCCTGGAACAACATCCAACTACCA ATTCTCCTCAACCTGCTATTTGGATTCTGATGGTCAGCCTACATGTGGTTGTCTTCCTGGATACACTGGCAGACGTTGCGAAAG ATGTGTACAAGGATACACAGGCAATCCATTGCTTGGAGAGAAGTGTGTTTCCGGCAACAATGAAGTCAATG GTAACTGCTACAACTGCGATCCAAGAGGAAGTGAAGGCTGCACTGGTGGCTATTGTCGCTGcaag ATGAATGTTGAAGATGCATCTTGCTCCAGGTGCAAGTCTGGAACTTTCCATCTTAGCCAACAAAACAAAGATGGCTGCCTGTCATGTTTCTGTATGGGTGTCACTCAACAGTGCACCAGTTCCAACTACTACAGAGACTTG GTATCAACAACATTTTCTCCAGGGAACTTTCAGGGTTTCGCGTTGGTGAACCGTCAACGCACAGACCGCATCACCACTGGGTTTACAGTTGAGATTTCCACTGAGGGGACACAGCTGTCTTACAGCAACTTTGACTACCTTGGACAGGAGCCCCACTACTGGCAGCTTCCTGGGATCTTCCAGGGAGACAAG AAAGATTCGTCTTTTACTCGTTTAAAACGAGCAGAACAG GGTGACCTCAGACAGCTGGACGATGAGGTCTGGGCACTCCTCTCAAACTTTTCCCTTCAACAATTTCCACTCTCCTCGCGTGTTCCGACatcatcttcttcctctttgCGTAACCTGAGTTTACCTCCTCGTCCGTCTGGCATCTCCTCTTCAGTTAGACGAGCCAGACCCCGATCGTACTCTCCAGGCCAATTGCCTCATCTGCAG ACCGAGAATACAGTGAGCAGGACGGCCCCTCGTGCTTCTGGAGCAGGCAGCAAG TACTCTCTGGTCTACAAAGGTTTCAGCTTGCACCAGGACAATGTGCTCTACTGGCAGCTCCCCACACGGTTCACAGGGGATAAG GTGGGCTCATATGGTGGCAAACTGAAATACACAATCTCCCACGTAGCCGGTCCAAGGGGAACTCTACTTGAAGATGTCGATGTACAGATTATT GGGAATGACATTACTCTGGTAGCCCGACAACAGTGGCAGAGAAGGCAGCATGGCAGCAGAGAGACTCAACAATTTGAGGTTGTCTTCACCGAG GAGCACTGGCGTCGCCCTGATGGCATGCCTGCCACACGAGAGCACTTGTTGATGCTTCTGGCTGACCTGGATGACATCTTGATCCGGGCGTCCTACTACACCGAGATGCGCTCGTCCAGTATCTCCGACGTCAGCATGGACGTGGCTGTGCCTAACTACAGCGGCCTGGCACAGGCCCTGGAGGTGGAGCAGTGCCGCTGCCCACCTGGATACCAGGGTCTTTCCTGCCAG GATTGTGCGCCCGGATACACTCGCACCGATGGAGGCTTATACCTGGGTCACTGTGAGCTGTGCGAGTGCAACGGCCACTCAGACTCCTGCCACCCCGAGACTGGCATCTGCACA AACTGCCAGCACCACACTCAGGGTGAGCTCTGTGAACAGTGCGCATCCGGCTTCTTCGGTGACCCCACTGTTGGCACACCGGAGGACTGCCAGCCCTGTGCCTGCCCTCACACTGACCCGGACAACCA gttctCTCCTACCTGCGAGAGCCTAGGAAACGGAGGCTACCAGTGTACTGCCTGTCAGCCTGGCTACACAGGCCAGTACTGTGAgcg TTGTGCTCCTGGTTATGTCGGCAACCCACAGGAGAGACAGAAGTGTCGTCCACGTGATG ATGCAGCCTCATTGGTGGTGAAGGTGTATCCAGACAGGATTCGGACGTCCCAGGGTGGCTCAGTCACACTGCGGTGTCAGGTGTCTGTTTCTTCTCCACACTACTTCTACTGGTCCAGAGAGGACGGGCAGCCTATCTCAAGCAGGGCTGACCGACTCAGACAAG GAGCAGAGTTGTACTTCTCCAACGTCCAGCCAAGTGATGCCGGTGTATACATCTGTACCTGCCGCGACCAACGCATCACAAACAGGAGCCGTGCGGAAATTATTGTCACAG GTGTTCCAACCAAAGCCATTGAAGTGACAGTTGAGGAACCCAAAGCTCAAACAATCAGGGTGGGAGCGACCGTAAACTTCATCTGTACTGCAAAGAGCAAG TCGCCGGCCTACACGCTGGTCTGGACCCGGCTGGGTAACGGGAAACTTCCCAACCGGGCAATGGACTTCAATGGCATCCTGACCATCCAGAACATCCAGCCAGAGGACGCCGGCGTGTACGTGTGCACCGGCTCCAACATGTACGCTATGGACGAGGGCAATGCCGTCCTCTATGTGCCAG AGGCCTCACAGACACAGATGTTTTACACAGCCTATGAAATGTTTGAAGGACACAGAAAGC CTGCAGAGGCGACCCAGCCTGTGGCTACCATCAGCCCTTCCACACTGACCGTCCAGCAAGGTCAGAGAGCCGAGTTCCGCTGTACAGTAACTGGCAACCCAAATCCTGCCCTCGAATGGATCG ggggtcctgggaagagaatgagTCCCAGAGCAGTAATTAGAGGAAACTTGTTGACTTTCGCAGCAGTGGAGCTGGCAGATGAAGGGGAGTACTCCTGCAAAGCTCTGAACACCCACGGCGAGCACACAGCACGGGTTTCCCTCTTTGTCAGAA GATCAAACCCGAATGGTCTTGGTACAGTGCCGCAAGTCCAAGTCAGCCCCCAAAATATTGACGCTCATGAAGGGGATACGTTGAGGTTGTACTGTCGTGCCTCAGGATCACCAACCGCAAAACTTACCTGGCTTAAAAATGGAGGACAAATCCCACCCCAG GCCGTTCCCTCTCACGGTTTCCAACAGTTTAAAAGCAACAGTGTCGATGTGTTACACAGACGTGTTGAGGAGCTTCAG GCCAGCACGGACCGCACGGATATCGGTACGCTGCTTATTCCAAATGTAAAAGTATCGGATTCGGGCACGTACATGTGTGTGGGCAGCAACAGCGTCGGCTCGAACAGTGCACCCATTAAAGTTTCGGTGCTCAAAG TGGATCAAAGTTCCTCGATTGTTAGAATCCAACCGTCAGAAGCGGACGTCCATGAAGGTCACAACGTGTACCTCAATTGTATCGTCTCTGGAAATCCTCCTCCCCGAGTAACTTGGATGAGAGCGGGTGGGAGCCTATCGTCCAATCACCAG GTTGTTGGCAGTCAGCTTCGTATCCTGTCAGCGACCTCAGAGGACTCGGGAGAGTACATCTGTCAAGTGCAGAGCACTCCGGGATCTCAAATCCACCGGGCCACTGTCTCCGTGTCGGTCACGTCATCATCCTCAC GTCTTCAAAGTCCAATCATTGCCATTGAGCCTCACACGGCGGCAGTGCGCGTTGGTGAATCGGCTAGCTTCAGGTGCAAAGTGTACAGCGGGGCCCAACCTGTTAGACTGGAGTGGAAACTGTCTGCCAACCAACCACTGCCAG ACAATGTCAGAGTTAGTCCTGATGGTTCTGTGATTACCATAGCAAATGCAAAACCCATGAATCATGGTGCTTACCGCTGCGTGGCCAGCAACCCGTTTGGCATCACCCACACTATCGTGTCCTTGATCGTAAAAG AGCCCCCCGTGGCCATTGTCACCCCTGTTGGGCCAGTGCACATCAGGGTGGGTGAACCCATCAACCTGGATTGCCAGGCTTCAGGAGAACCCCGCCCTTCTGTCACATGGCACAGGTTGGACAACAACCGTAAGATCAAGCTGAGCAGTCCCGCTCCTGCAGAGTCCAATGCAGTCATGCAG ATACTTGTGGCCCGTCCAGAAGACAGTGGCACGTACGTGTGCATAGCACGCAACAACGACGATAGCACCGAGACTAGGGTGGAAGTCATTGTTCAGGGAGGCACTCAATTGCCCTCAGTGCCCCGAGTCATCGTTCCCGAGCCACTCATGATTGTGGTGGAAGGTCAAACAGCAACCCTACGCTGTGAAGCCCATG GTTTCCCTGCCCCAACTATCACATGGTCCAAATTACGGTCATCTCTACCTTGGAGACATAAAGTGGTGGACAACAGTCTCGTGCTGTCCAACGTGGGGCGCCAAGATTCTGGGGAATACATCTGCAGTGCTGTAAACAACATGGGCACGACTGAAGTAACCGTTACATTGGAAGTCGAAA CCTCTCCGTATGCTACTTCTGTGCCTGATGATGTGGCAGTGCGTGTTGGGGAGGTGATCAGGTTGCAGTGCCTAGCTCACGGAACTCCGCCACTGACCTACATTTGGTCTAAGGTGGATGGTGCCTTACCCTCCAGGGCTCAGGTCAGCGACGGCGATCTCCAAATCAATCTGGCCACAGCAGAAGATGCTGGGAGCTACAAGTGTGTAGCCAGCAACAGAGTTGGCCACAGTGAAGTTGTGGCTAAAGTTGCAGTCAGAT CGCCATTGGCAGTGCGTGTGGCACCACAAGTGGAGGTGAAGGCTCAGGGCAGCGCTGTGGAGTTCACATGTTCAGCAGCTGGTGGGGTGGAAACTACAATTGAGTGGCTGAAAGAAGGAGGTGGCCTTCCCCCAAACCACCACATCAAGGACGGCGTGCTCAG GATTGAAAACATTGAGCAGAGCAACGAAGGTGTTTACATCTGCAGAGCAAGCAGCATATATGGtcaggctcaggacgcagccaggCTGACCGTCCAAG caCTACCCAAGGTGATGATCAATGTACGCACCTCAGTGCAGACTGTCATGATTGGGAACTCGGTGGAGTTTGAATGCCACGCCGTCGGTGACCCCGAGCCCACCGTCAAGTGGAGTAAAGTGGGCGGGCCTCTGCCAACCCACATCGTGGTGATGGGTGGCATGCTGAAGATTGAGCGGGTGACCGAGGCGGACGCGGGACAGTATCGCTGCACAGCCACTAATGAtgtcggctcggtgcagtcccaGGTGGTCCTCAATGTCCAGT CACTTCCTCAAATTTCTGCACTCCCTGAAACGAAGGAGGTGACCGTTGGGTCAGATGCAGTTCTGCCATGCGTGGCAACGGGATATCCTGTACCTGAAATCAAATGGTCCAAG CTTGAGGGTGAGCTACCCCCAAAGTGCTTCCAGGACGTAAACGTGCTGACAGTTCCTCGGGTCACACATAGCGATTCCGGGACGTACGTGTGCACAGCATCAAACAAACAAGGCAAAGTAGAAGCTTTCACCAAACTGGATGTTCATG AAAGAGTGATGCCGTACTTTGCCCAGGAGCCACTGTCCTATCTCACCCTGCCCACCATCAAAAACGCCTACAAGGCTTTCAACATCAAAATCAACTTTAGGCCCGATAATGTTGATG GTCTGATATTGTACGCCG GTATGATCCTTTATAACGGTCAGAAAAGGAGTACAGGAGCCGACTTCATTTCTCTCGGCCTCGTCGGTGGCCGTTTAGAGTTCAG GTTTGACGTGGGTTCGGGCATGGCCACCATCCGCGACCCCAACCCGGTCAAACTGGGAGAATTTCACACAGTCGAGATATATCGCAACCTTACCCTGGGCTACATCGTGGTGGATGGAGGCGAGCCGGTCAATGGCAGCTCGCAG GGGAAGTTCAAAGGCTTGGATTTGAATGAGGAGTTGCACGTGGGCGGTTACCCCAACTACACTGCTCTGGACAAAACTACTGGCATCAAGACTGGTTTTGTTG GTTGCATTCGCCAGCTGGTCATTCAAGGTGAGGAGGTCATCTTCAAGGATATGGACCGCAGTTCCACCGGAGTTACCAACTGTCCCACCTGCAAAAATCGCCCGTGCCAG AATGGAGGCAGGTGCCAGGACTCGGACACCAGCTTGTATACGTGCAGCTGTCTTCGGGGATTCACTGGCAGCAACTGCCAGCATCACTCGTCCCTTCACTGCCACTCAG AGGCCTGTGGAGCAGACGCCACTTGCATTAATCGCCAAAGCGGTCTGGGCTATGATTGTCGCTGCCACCTGGGCAAATTTGGAAACAAATGCATGGATG GCGAATTGGTAACCACTCCGCTGTTCAACGGGGAAGAGTCGTACATCTCCTATCCTCCGCTGACCAACGTCCACGATGACCTGCGAGTTGAACTGGAATTCAAACCCATTGAGCGAGATGGTCTGATGTTCTTCTGCGGAGGGAAGAAGATGAAAGTGGAGGACTTTGTGGCCATCTCTATGGTGGACGGACATGTCGAGTTCAAATATGAACTGGGCACAG GCCAGGCCATCCTTCGCAGTCCACAACCAGTCCCTTTGGGCCAATGGCACAGAGTTGTGGCCGAGCGGAACATGCGAGACGGTCACCTCAGAGTCGACCATGGCCCAGTAGAAAAGAAGATTTCTCCTGGGAAAGCCCAGGGCCTCAATATCCACACTCCAATGTTCCTGGGAGGCGTCCCCAACATGGAAATCCTGCCAAAGCCTGCAAATATCAGCCAAATGTTTGAGGGCTGCGTTGGAGAG GTCTTCATCAACAACAAGAAGCTGGATCTGTCCTACAGCTTTACCGAGAGTCGAGCGATCCGCAAGTGCGTGGATACGAGCCCATGTGATCGGCGGCCTTGTTTGAATGGAGGCCACTGTATGCCCAATGCGGAGTATGAGTACCAGTGCCTCTGTAGGGATGGATTTGAAG GTGAGCGTTGCGAGATCATGAAAGACGTGTGCCAGCGGGACTACGAGTGCCAAAATGGCGGCAGCTGTGTTAACGGACACTGCGTGTGCCGCTCAGAATTCACAGGCCTCAACTGTGAAGAAA GCCGCATCTCCAGCTTCCCCGAGGCCGCGTGGAATTCAGAAGCTAGCGAGGCTAATG ATTCTCCCTATCAGTATGCAGCTCATTTTCACAATGGCGGATACATTGCCCTTCCTAAGTCCATTATGCGAAGACG CTCACCTGACACGCCGGAGACAATCGAATTGGAGATCAATACACTCTCCTCCGAGGGTCTGATCCTGTGGCAGGGAGTC GAAACCAATGGCACACTCAATTTGCGAAAGATGCATGCTAGTAAAAAG GAACATGGGGAACACGGCAGAGGCAAGGACTTTATCACTCTTGGGATTCGCAACGGACACCTT